Below is a genomic region from Vitis riparia cultivar Riparia Gloire de Montpellier isolate 1030 chromosome 16, EGFV_Vit.rip_1.0, whole genome shotgun sequence.
CTATGTTGTTTGTTATGAAATGGCAGACATAGAGAGCACACTTGGGTTTGGAAGGAACTCCTTGGTAATTCTGTTTTGGCTTGTACTTGTGCTTTTGTAACATATTGCTTTTTTACCatagaaaaaggggaaaattgaGGATGGGCTACACCTGCAAAAGTGGTTGTGATATGGCTGGAACTAATTGCAGGAAAATTTAGCTGCTCCCTACCTTGTGAAATTGTGTTGTTCCGAAGCATTCTAAATGGAACTGCTCCAATAAATCTAATCATGCCCATCAGCTACctattaataaaacaaataaagaattaaataaatctAGCTAAGCACATGCATAAACACACtcacatgcattttttttttctcaaggtCTGATACCCACAAATTCCTCTTGTGGCTCCTGAACAGCAgccatttgttttctttcctatAATAGTGGCATTCagttataataaaatcaagaaattcaaacttccatttttatatatttccaATAGGTAAGCTTGCTTCTCAATAACGATTGTGATTTTTGATCTTCAGATTACTCTGGCACTTCTTCTTGGTAGTGATTACTCTCAGGGAGTTCATGGGTTTGGGCCAGTAAGTTCCGAAAAGTGTCATTTCCTGGTTGGATAGCTTATCTTTCCTCTTAATCTCAAGAGCTGAATGGAAGCTTATGTTGTTGCAATTGTTTCTTTGGCCACAGGAGTCAGCATGCCAGATTGTTAAATCAGTTGGTGAAGaagttgttcttaaaaaaattgcattAGAAGGGATATCCTTTGCAAAGAAATCAAAGGGTTCAAGGAAACAGGGGCAAGTTCTTAAGTGCAATGACAAAGAGAATTGTTCAGACCATGAAATGAACATTAATGGTCAGTTCCCTTGAAACAGTTTAGTTAATATATAATTTAGCATCTTTCTTAGTGAACTGTTAGAAATAACATCTTAGATGGTCAGCCATCCTCAAGAAACTGAAATACTTGACTtcaatctttatatttaaaagaagaaattgattaaaacaGCATGGTTCAAGCTTTTGTGTCTGAGGTAGTGTTGTCCTCATTTTCACTGTAAATACACAACATGACCATGCAGGTATTTTATAAAGGCAAAGTATGATTACAGTCCCTTGCTCCCAGTAAAGCTGTTGAAAAAATAAGCTAGTTCTATAGCATGCTTAAAGCCCATGCAGGTGTTTTACAAATGAATTTATGGTTTATTAAATACAATCCCTTTGTTCCAAGTAAATCTGTTGAAAGAATAAGTTAGCTTTCTCTTTATTCTTATTATCAGTTACAAAATGTTTAGTTGTCTAAGATGGTAGGGTGCTGCTAACTTTTGCTTTGAATTCTTGATGCCTTTGGTAGGATCTGAGCATAGTTCACAAAGGGAGTTCTTGCGAGTAATTGATGCTTATTTGAAACCAAAATGTCACTCTGCAGACTCTGATGCAGTGCATAGGTAGAGTTCAAAGTATTGTATTATGATCCATTGTTGTCTGTGCTTGTACTTGTTGCTGCATTTGACTAGGCTACAAGTCTTGTGCCTTAAAACATGTGGTGTTTTactcttctttcttcctttttgcttCTGTCCTTGCACCCACACAAAATTAGTGGACTACTAGGACTACCATAAGTGTTCCATTTGATATTTTCCTAAAGATAGGAGCATAACATTGAGAGTGATAttggttttagtttttttgataCTTTGATTCTGTCTTGAGGTTTAATGAAATATGGTTTATTTTATCAGGATACCTATGCATTTAGACTTTGATTTCTTACTTTTAGATCTTTCTAACAGTGCAGGTGGTAGAGTATCATTTCTGCATTAGGCCTGGCTGCACTATTCAGAACCCTAGTCCTCACCCCCACCGTGCCTGTTAAGAACAATGTTTCTACCACCATACTTATGGACTAGGCTAATCttttttacacttttttttttgtgtaaaaatatagtctaattatataattatgtcCAGTCCTTTATTACTTCCTGGAAAATAGTTTCTAATTCCTGTCCCTTACTGCTTGGTGGTGATTAAGTCTGTGATTTATTTTGGTAAACTGTTatgatatattttgaattaaaacctTAATTACAGCAGTTGAGCATATATTTGTgtggaaattatttaaaaaaaaaaaagagtttcatTACAATAGTAGGACAACCTTTTTAAGGCTTTGGCTTCTTGATTTTCTTAAGAGATTGATTATGGATGCTTAGCCATGAAGGACCACAAATATGAGAAGAATCTGATTTGGTCCACTTAAATGTTATAGGGCTCTTGCTCTTCTTCCATTTCAACGCACTGAAGCTCAGAAGATATGTGCTCAGTTGTTTGAGTGGCCTCCTGAGAAAACAGGTACtttcttcctcaaaatttttactttatGTTGGTGATGCACGCAAACAAGTAGATGCAAAATTTTGTGCAAACTTCATGTATATTCTTGGATTATTGCCTGTGGAGGTAGAACTTCTTATGATCACATCTACTTGGTTAGCAGgtcatgaaaatatatatttgttaaccCCTCATTTTACAACATAGTCCAACAACATCGTACCTTTCTTTTGGACATGAAATTACACTGATGATGTGAACATAATTGGCGAAATTAACTTTGTCCTTGCATTCATTGATGTGATGGGATTGGCTTCAGGTGTGAGGTAATTTAATATGGAAACTAGATTTATGAAATGATGGTTTGATATGATGGGTACAACTCTGCTTCTTAGCATCAACATCAGTTGATTTGAACTGATTGTAACTTTGAATTTCATATATTTCAaggtttaaaatgttttcaaatcacTGGAGAGCTTAGAATTGATAACATTCcaaaattttagggttttgatggTGGAGATGGAATGTGGGAGCATTAACTTGGGAGCATCTGTAAATTTCTGCCTTGTAACACATCTAAAGTGTCATCAAGTTCCATACAGAAGTTTGTTCAGTTATTCTCGAGTTTGTCAaatattcatgattttttttttttggttcagaTGAGTATATCCTTCCTAAGATCGCTGAAAGAGACTTGCGGCGATTTGCCAATTTGCGTTCAACTTCTTCAAACTTGGGAATTCATTTTCCGTTGCACGAGGTATGACTCTCTTTGTGACTTTTTGatcctatatttttttatccttgtGTAATTTGTTTAAATTGAAGTTCTGAAGAAAATCTCATGAGTCCTCTGAATAAAATTATAGTAGTACAAGGGTGTGTGAGGACATCCCATGAAATATATGATTGCTTATTTATCGgctgaaatttttttccatgtcACAGATACCAGTAAAATGCCCTATTTCTGGAATTATAAAGCACAGAAAAGTCCAAGGAAGAGAATGCTTTGAGGTTTCCTGGAAGAGTTTGATGGCCTTAAATCCTCCATAATACCAGCAGAGCTTGTGAAGAGGTAATTGTATTAAGGTGCAAGTCCTGTAGGCATGTTCCAAAACGCTTTTTAATATtagatgttttgaaaaatatttttattcccaTTTATTTTGGTCCCCAGTGCTTGTCCTGAAAAGATTGTGGAGTTTGAAGGGAGAAAACCCCAAGAGAAGAAACAAAATCATCGTAAACCAAGGCCAAAGAAATCCAATAACAGAGCTCCCTTGGCTGAGATTGATAAACAACTCCAAAATCTATTGCTTGACATAGAAGCAGGAGGCAATTCTTTTCaaaatgtttcattttcttcaagCATGACAACATCCAAAACCCAAACTGATGCAACCAAAGCAGCAAAAACACAATATATGTTGCTTGATACAGAGTCAGAGAGCGACAATGACAATCACAATGAAGCCATAATTTGCCATCAGAATGGTCAATGTGGCTCTGAAATAGTCATTGATCTGCTAAGCCCTTCCCCACCAATACGTGCCCGAAAGGTTTCGAAGTGCCAACAAGGCAATAATGGCCAACAAATTGATGTAATTGATTTGAGTGATTGAGAAGCTGGCACAATCACTTCAATATGAAAGGAACGAAGGAGAGCTGAGAATGTTCCTACCAAGGAAGACATAATCTGTAATCTGCCAATttatctcttttctcttttgctttcttttgtaGCCTTAGTTCAGATTATCAGACTATTGTGTAACTTTGCTATGTGTATTTATTCCAACAGTGCAAtgtaaattatcaaatttacacATAATTCATTACAATGGCAAAAAAAGCAAGATTGAGATCAGAGTGGGTTCAAGTCTGACCAGTGAATTTAAGTTGGATTTCATTCTGGTTTGGTACAAATCACATAAAGCACAATTGGAAGTTCCCAGGGTACATCACATTGTAGAGAATATCATTAAGTTCTAACAAGTAACAATTGCTTGGGCAAAGCAATCTGGTCAAGTCTATTGAAAGTAAACACGAGAGCTGGCAAATGAAATGCCATATAAGGCTAAGTCGATTCCAGTTTTACAAATTTACATCATCTCAACACCAGATTGCAACATGAAAGGCAAACAAAagggaacaaaaaaaaagaccaagaaTTAGAATTCTATACAATACTGAGGAATGAGATGAAGTTCTGGTGGCTGCACCATGAGTATCCACTACTTTAACACAGTTCTGAGAAGAACCGCCCACCAAGTTATGAAGATTCTACAACTTCCAAGGTTCACCACTGTGTAAGATGGGTGATTGGCCAAGGAATAGGTTTCAGATTACTTCCTGGGGTTGGGCTGATTTTGAATGATGAGGATGGGTTGGATGTCTCTGTAGCAAAATATGACTTAAATTGGGAACCAGGGTAGCTAGGATCCCCAGGAAACTGTAAAAGTGAACTAGGTGACGAGAATGGAACTTGGGTAGCAATGTAACCATATTCGAAGCCACTTCTACCCTGCGAGTTCAAGATGCTGGACACAGGAGGAAAACCCAATCCCTTGCTTTTAGGGAAAAAATCAAATGGCCCCAAGTGGTAGGTGGCGGGAGGAGGCAAAGCCATTCTCTTAGTTTCAGGAAACATGGTTTGATGTTGCGGTAGCAATGACCCCGGTGGAACAGGGAAACCGGTCTGACGCACGGCATCTTGAGAAGCTGCTATTGACCCTGGGTGATTTGGATCAGGGCTCAAAACTGAGGATCCTGTGACCCATTGGCGTGTACCCTCCCTTACTGCCAATGTCTTCCCATCAATTTTGTACCCATGCATGTGGGATAAAGCCAAAGCAGCATGAGcaggattttcaaatttaacaaaGCCATAGCCTTTACTGATACCTGTGGCTCGGTCCTTAATCACTTTTGTTTTAGCAATCTTACCGAATGGAGCAAACAACTCTGCTAAACAATTCTCGTCCATAGTTTGAGGAAGATAACCAACATAGAGATCTGCATCACTGGTTTCTTTATTGGGTTTGCTTTGTGTGTCTGGAGTTGAACCAATTTCAAGCCCAGATGAACCCCACAGAGAGTTGCTACCTTGAGATGATGCTATCAAAGGGCAAGAGGGTGTGGCATGGTTGTTGCTGCCACAAATGTCACAAGAGAGCGAGCTTTGAAAAGTAGATTGTAGGTGAGGGCAGGCATAATGTGGATGCCCTTCGTCATAGCAGCATCGGCACATATTTCGTTCTCCATTCAGTTTGCCAAGCTCCACTAATTGGGCTTGTTGGTGAGCATTTATTCCACGGTCAATTGGAATTAGTAGTTTCTCAACCATTCTTACAGCTGCATCAAAGGAATTTTGGTTATCAGCCTCTATACGGACATGTAAATCTTCATTATCAGAAGCTTTAGTTCTGCGTGGCGTTTTCAAGGAGTAACCTTTACCCCTTAAAAGAATCTTAGCCCCAGTTTCCTTCTCCATCCTCTTTTGAGTATTTCCCCGTGGACCAATTATAAGACCAACAAAATTATAATCAGGGTATTCTTTCTCCGGAATGTAGAGTTTCTTAATGAGCTTTGGTGGCTTGTAGTCAGCAGCAGGTTTAAAGGTGGAGTTCTTCCCAATCAACCTGGAAATGATACATTGACGCTTCTTGATGAGTTTTTCACGGAGCCTTACATCCCTTGTATTTTTTCTATTACCAAGGTAATCATACACTGGCTCTGGAGAAGGAGACCTGTCTTCCTTGGGGCAGTCATCATGAAGCTCTGGTCTTTGCAACTTGCTATTTATCTCAAACAGTTCCACTTTCAACTCCTGAATTTCTGGATCCAGATCAGATGTAACAAAGTCTTTCACGAAGCTAGGTAGTTGAATAGGACCAAGTATTTTTAATTGAGAATCATCACCAGTCCACCTGGTTTTCCTTCTTTTGCGAGTCCTATTGCCTTCATCAGTTTCCCCATCTACTTCAGGTTTTGGTCCCTTCTACTAAGCCTTCGTTTCCCAGAACTTCCTGCATGCTCCTGCTTTTCAGAGGCACTTTCATCAGTAACAGGTGCCATAGGAACCCCAGATTTATCATGGAGATCTGCAACTACAGACCCAACGTCTGCTTCAAGGTTTGATGATTCATCTTGCTTGCACTTCTTTAGTGTCTGAAAGTCTTGTAATGGAGCTGGCTCATTGGCTATTACATCTAGTGACCCCTTATTTTCAATCAAACTTCTAGAAATGGCTTCCAACCCGGCCTCAGCTTCATCAGGGTCACTATCAGAAGATGACTTTGACACAGACTTCCCCAATGAATCCATATCTGGATCTTCAATTGGCTGTTCTTTCTCATCATTGTAACGGCTTAAAGAAACAAATTCGTCAAGTTCCCATTCCTCACTCTCATCATTATCCCTGTCTAAAAAGGACCGAAGAACACATTGTGCTCGCAGCTCCACAGTAGTTACCTTGTTTGGTTTATCCACTTCGATGCTATATTTCTTTCTAATCCTTGAAACGTATGAAGCTTCATGTTTCTCCATCTAGCTATGCTTGAAATACGAATGACACAATTTTCCTCAAAGCAAGAACATGGAATAAAAGCACCCCTGCCGCATCAAAGCCCAAGCGCATCAGCAAACATAAAAGGAGAATGGATACGGACAAAAGTATTGTAACAAGTAGAAGTGCCATAGTAATTTTGACCATTGTATGAATGAGATCCACATATTTAGAGAGGCCATATAGATcagaaatgaaaaaaagtggcatgtttattaaagattttttattctAGAGGGCATAGATATTAGATTAGTGCTTTATATGTATAGTAAAATAGCCAACAAAATTGACAAAATTAAATTCTTCATCTAGAGAATTTCAGAGAACTTCAATTAATCTAAGTAAATCCAAATATGCAACAAACTAAGATCTCAAGAGAAATAAGCACCAAAAACCAATAAATTTGCCCTCACATATATTACTTAAAACAACTGGACTAGATTTTTATCTAAATGCCAAGTAAGAAACAAGCATACACCTACACCCCCCCTGAATATGGTGCAGCATGTAAACTTGCCAACCTTAAAACCAGTCAACTAAAGAGTTTCTTAACATATCATGAAAACCTCTATAATGTTATGAACACCTGAATGATGGAGTGGAAGAACTAGAACCACTCGGTGCAAAGGAATGATTTGTAAGAAGAGaggcaaaagagaagcaaaataCATAAAACCTTAAATGATGAATGCATCAATAGAGCTGCCAAAAAAAACCAGATGAGTGCTAATCACCTTGGTTTAACCATGTCTCCATATTCTAACATCAAACTCATTCTTCCCCTATTTCCTGTTTGGTTGATCAGAAAAAGTGGGTAAACcgaaaggagaaaaaaactaaaatatgaagGATAGATCTTAGAAAactagagaaaaataaaactccCTTTCAACTTAAACTATAGCTATTTGGCTCAGTTGATTTGGGTTTTTTCACTCATTGCACAACCAaaagaaaacaccaaaaaaaaatgaaactttaaGGCCGAGATCATTCATTGTTTCCTCTTTTTCGGCTCAGTTTTCTTGGCAACTTAAAGTAGGGTGAGAGAGTTGCTTCAGCTAACTGTCTGTTAAAATCCTTAGCCAAAACTGCTTCATTTCACAAGTTTTCTCAATATAGATACAATTTAGAAGACAATCAATGCTCAAAATTAAGACCTACACAGCCCAACTGCTCCCTTTTACCCCAGGGTTTATTTGAGGTGCTTTCTGCCAAACATGACTTTGTTCTTGTTTACCCCAGCTAAGTATAGAAAGACCCATCCTAACAAAACCGAAAacccaaatataaaaactaataaaactaataaatccCAGAAACAAACTACCCACCATTGTCTCTTTTTGCCATTAATTTTCCCACATTCTTGATTTCCTCTAAATTTCACAATACATCCAATTAACAAAAGCTAAACAACGGCACGTTTGGAATCCCAGAAAAACAAgattaaacaaaacaaaatgctGAAAATTTCCTAAACATCGGATTCCcttttcattcaattttcagattttccttcccttttcttCATTCTCCCCAAGAACCAAACAGAGCGCAAACTCATCAAtcaatcaagaaaagaaaatcaataaaacGTCACCAAGATCTCATTTTTACCTCTTTCTTGAAAACTGAAACCGTAATTCATATCAAatataactcaaaaattaaaatataaaaaaatataaataattaaaaaaaatgatcagaATGTGGAACAATGCAATGCGATCAAGTTCAATCCACAAAACACATAATCAACAGTTTTCAAATCTCAAgttcaaagattaaaaaaaacaaaaaaaatatgataaaattaaatagaatacATATATCACCTGGAGAAACCCTTGCTTCGAAGGCGAAATGCAACTGCAAAATTTCTGTGCTTTCGTTCGCTCTTCCTCTCTTTGTCTGTATCTGTTTCTTTCTCGCTCTTGAAGTGAAAAATTACACAAAATGTTTTGTATGttatttatagtaaaaaatttgaaataccGTTTGGCATTGGAACTGCAATATATTCGAAAAGTTAAGAAATACAAACAcctcttaaatttaattattttgaatttaatcttttttcatttaaaaaatgaaaaaaaaattaatatttttttttttgataaaaaatttaaatgatattGCAATTACTTAATTAGTAACacatatcaaagaaaattaaattaagtaatttattttgtagttcCATTTTCCAAGAATGTTACACAaaattgaatgtttttattttataagtttgcttgtattataagaaaaatataatttttaaaaattaaattttaatttattatgaaattagATCTTACGTATATATATTAGCCGCACTTAGATACACATTTTATGGAGTTTttagttttaatgaaattgtatgTTCCCGGGAGCATTTTGAGGGTAAGGAGGTTGtgttataataatttcaaacttaAGGGTTATATTATAGAGTAAGGTTCAAGGTATCGGTCGGGTTGTATCCCACTCAATAAGGATTGCGATGAGTCTAATACTTGATACATGTTTTTGCATTAACTCGGTGGAAAATTGGTAAAACTTGCTTAATTCAATTGAATTCTCTAGAGACATAAGGTCTGTTTGGttgttatttttgaaaactattttagaaaacaatttttaagaacagttttttatgttttcagaaaaagaaaaaaaaaattatgtttggaatccgaattttggaaaataatttttgttctaaaaaaaaaaacatattttattgagttaataaaaaggttttttagaataagtaaaagaaaaaacatgtttaaaagttatttttttaattaataaagtgttttcctccattaacttgatattataaatatataaataattatcatatgcataattcatttaaattaaaaaaaattattccattttgaaatttttacaccaattataattttcttaaacaaatgatgatttTGTAACCAtttgtaagtatattaatttcaataatttaaggaagaataAAGGATTTGGAGGTGGGGTGAAGGTTTGGTGGTTGGGTAGAGCTCATCTTTGTGGAAACACAAATAACAGTtacgaaaaaataaaaagaagaaagagaaaacacgaaaaacaatctattctatgaacaataaaaaaataatgaaaacatctttttattattatcaaaaaagtggtttttaagaacatgaaaaacacaaaaaacaaaaacacaccccctttcccaaacaagttttttgtgttttttgttttcaagaacagaaaacagttcttgaaaacatgaaccaaacagacccatggATTGTAAAGTCTGGTTCACTAAATTAACTCGAATCCCTGACTTTAAACTCATGAAAACAATACAACCTTCGTTGTTATTGGATTAAATGATGGTGAGAGATAGCAGTAGGACTAATTAAACTTCACAGCAAAATATTCCAATACCGACCCTCTTCTTCAATCTTCCTTGCTTACTTGTGGATTGCATCACTGCAAATGACAATATGTCTTTCTTTTATTGATGGATGATGTGGTGTTCGAACAATCCCTTTACATATTCTCTAGTTTTCGTTTAGAATTTAAGAATCGGGAaagtagatatatatatatatatatatatatatatagataaccattttatttcaatttcaaaatctctACTCTATAGTTTATATTAACCAATTTTAGTGTTCCATACTATCCAATCTTGAACTAAATTTATTTGTActagaaatttgttttaatgATTTTGTAGCACATATATgctttctcttttctatttgaTATATGAGACCTGTTGTGATTAGTCCCGCTTATTGATAGGTACCAATTCAGTGCCAGAGCAGGACCCCATAACTAAATGCAGAGTCTCAAGAAAACCAATACTGAAACAAAGGTATATGAAGGAGCTCAAGAAAAACCATTGCTGAAACTGGAAGGTACATGTGAGAGTACAAAAAGCAACTGTCAGGAGGGATCCGAATACAAAATCTTCACACAAAAATTATCTACAAACTGAAAACATTCACCATCTGTATGTGTGTTTGTATCTGCAAGTATCAATGTCCTCTCCATCCTATACATATGCCATTCTGCTTTCTGGATCTTCTCTTTTATCTATGGAAAGAACAAACTCATTGATGGAATCAGAACATTCAATGCATGCTGTGAAGTGATATAAACAAACGTACTATGAAGTAAATCCTGGGAAGATAGATGTCAACATATCATCAGGTGATTTAAGGATGGCTTAATGGTTTGTCTTTACCTGCCTATCAACTCTTTTGCAATGCTTCTAGCATGCTTCAAAAACTGGAGGCTTCTTTCGGGATCAGCATTGCCCAATGCTGATTTCAAGTCCAAAAAGAACTCCCTGCAAGCATCTTCTTCCAGGCCTATTTGTTCTGCCCCGGAGCAACCAGATTGTATTGAGATGCTCTCTTGTGATCCTTGTAACGTCTTTTGTGCTGAACTGTTTTTCACTCTGCTGACAATCATTGCTTCCAATTCTGCAGCCATGATGTTGGCTCGGCGAATACATGAAGAAGGTAGCTGCAATGCAAGGTAAATCACCTACTTAACTCAAAAAGTGtcaaaataaaagtaagtgaaCAAGAAAACTCTCAAAGTCAGAAGGTTCAAACTGAGAACAAACCCAACCGTTGAAGCAATATAAACTTCAACTCAGcctcatcctcatcctcatACTCTGTACTAAAATATTCCCACCTCATTTGATAAGTTGActctcaaaagaaaattttgctttccctttcttttttaattaaattcttgGGTTGGCCACTGTTTGCTTTTGGATTTTgtcacagagagagagagagagaggcaacTAACCTGTGCAAGCTGTGCAACCTTAAACCCAAAACTTCTCTCTGAAACGCCAGGCACAAGCTTATAAAGGTAGGTGACATCCTCATGATCCATAGTTTGAGCATTTTTATCAGATTTTGAGCCTGTTTTATCCGTATCCATATCCATAGCTCTCTGTGACATCATATATGAAACATGGTATGCCCCCACAGAGCCTGGGAATTCATTCTTGACATCAACAATTTTAGGGTAGTGGGTGACAAAGAGGACCATGCATCTCTTATGCTCCAGAAGATAATGCAATGTAGCGTAGGCAATTGCTACGCCATCATGTGTACTTGTGCCTCTCCCCAGTTCATCGATGATAACCAATGAGCGTGATGTGCAATTGTGGATTATGTGAGATGCCTCACTCAGTTCTTCTAGAAAGGTGCTCCTTCCTTGCTGGATACTGTCAGAGGAGCCCATTCGGGTGTGGATGCCATCTAACACACACAGTTTTGCTGATGATGCTGGTACAAAGGAACCAACCTAGAGGGTTCAGAGGGCACATTTTTA
It encodes:
- the LOC117932888 gene encoding LOW QUALITY PROTEIN: flap endonuclease GEN-like 2 (The sequence of the model RefSeq protein was modified relative to this genomic sequence to represent the inferred CDS: inserted 1 base in 1 codon) — its product is MGVKNLWDILESCKKTLPLYHLQNKRVCIDLSCWIVQLQNVNKSHASIKDKLYLKGLFHRLRALIALNCSLIFVTDGSIPAIKLATYRRRLNSGTEVTRDETNSHNVPSLRRNMGSEFSCMIKEAKVLGLALGIPCLDGIEEAEAQCALLNSESLCDGCFTSDSDVFLFGARTVYRDICLGEGGYVVCYEMADIESTLGFGRNSLITLALLLGSDYSQGVHGFGPESACQIVKSVGEEVVLKKIALEGISFAKKSKGSRKQGQVLKCNDKENCSDHEMNINGSEHSSQREFLRVIDAYLKPKCHSADSDAVHRALALLPFQRTEAQKICAQLFEWPPEKTDEYILPKIAERDLRRFANLRSTSSNLGIHFPLHEIPVKCPISGIIKHRKVQGRECFEVSWKXFDGLKSSIIPAELVKSACPEKIVEFEGRKPQEKKQNHRKPRPKKSNNRAPLAEIDKQLQNLLLDIEAGGNSFQNVSFSSSMTTSKTQTDATKAAKTQYMLLDTESESDNDNHNEAIICHQNGQCGSEIVIDLLSPSPPIRARKVSKCQQGNNGQQIDVIDLSD
- the LOC117933346 gene encoding splicing factor-like protein 1; this encodes MEKHEASYVSRIRKKYSIEVDKPNKVTTVELRAQCVLRSFLDRDNDESEEWELDEFVSLSRYNDEKEQPIEDPDMDSLGKSVSKSSSDSDPDEAEAGLEAISRSLIENKGSLDVIANEPAPLQDFQTLKKCKQDESSNLEADVGSVVADLHDKSGVPMAPKGPKPEVDGETDEGNRTRKRRKTRWTGDDSQLKILGPIQLPSFVKDFVTSDLDPEIQELKVELFEINSKLQRPELHDDCPKEDRSPSPEPVYDYLGNRKNTRDVRLREKLIKKRQCIISRLIGKNSTFKPAADYKPPKLIKKLYIPEKEYPDYNFVGLIIGPRGNTQKRMEKETGAKILLRGKGYSLKTPRRTKASDNEDLHVRIEADNQNSFDAAVRMVEKLLIPIDRGINAHQQAQLVELGKLNGERNMCRCCYDEGHPHYACPHLQSTFQSSLSCDICGSNNHATPSCPLIASSQGSNSLWGSSGLEIGSTPDTQSKPNKETSDADLYVGYLPQTMDENCLAELFAPFGKIAKTKVIKDRATGISKGYGFVKFENPAHAALALSHMHGYKIDGKTLAVREGTRQWVTGSSVLSPDPNHPGSIAASQDAVRQTGFPVPPGSLLPQHQTMFPETKRMAFDFFPKSKGLGFPPVSSILNSQGRSGFEYGYIATQVPFSSPSSLLQFPGDPSYPGSQFKSYFATETSNPSSSFKISPTPGSNLKPIPWPITHLTQW